The proteins below are encoded in one region of Clostridium estertheticum:
- a CDS encoding ferritin, whose translation MISERLFTELNKQMNFEFYSAHLYLAMAAYCAAEDFDGFSNFFKVQAEEEKFHAMKFYNYINEMNGRVTLEGMPNPQNDYESLIDAFKIAYAHEKIVTSKIYNLTDIATDEREHATISLLKWFIDEQVEEEATFNGLIKRLGRINDDPTSIYMLDNELATRVFVPPVTK comes from the coding sequence ATGATAAGCGAAAGATTATTCACTGAACTAAACAAACAAATGAATTTTGAATTTTACTCTGCACACCTTTATTTAGCTATGGCAGCTTATTGCGCTGCTGAGGATTTTGACGGATTTTCTAATTTCTTTAAAGTGCAAGCCGAGGAAGAGAAATTCCATGCTATGAAATTTTATAACTATATAAATGAAATGAATGGACGTGTAACTCTAGAAGGGATGCCTAATCCTCAAAACGATTATGAATCTCTCATTGATGCTTTTAAAATTGCATATGCGCATGAAAAAATTGTGACAAGTAAAATTTATAACCTTACTGACATTGCAACAGATGAAAGAGAACATGCAACAATAAGCTTACTTAAATGGTTTATTGATGAGCAAGTGGAAGAAGAAGCTACTTTCAACGGTCTTATAAAAAGACTTGGAAGAATTAATGATGATCCAACAAGCATTTATATGTTAGATAACGAACTTGCAACAAGAGTTTTCGTTCCGCCTGTTACTAAATAA
- a CDS encoding insulinase family protein produces MEFKIGNTYHGFKLIEEKNIEELNSVTRVFEHAKSGARLLHIENDDDNKVFSIGFRTPPKNNNGLPHILEHSVLCGSRKFPTKEPFVELIKGSLNTFLNAMTFSDKTIYPLASKNEKDFVNLMDVYLDAVFYPNLYSQPEILMQEGWHYELENKEDKLTYKGVVYNEMKGAFSSPEGSLMRKIQESLFPDTSYGVESGGDPEFIPDLTQEEFTEFHKKYYHPSNSYIFLYGDGNIEEQLQFISEKYLNNFDRIQIDSAIKLQKPFSKMEEVKMDYPISCDDEEEGKTFLSLNFVSGDNISQPEMHLALEILEYLLLESAAAPLKKALVDAEIGKDVFGSFDNSILQPVFSIVVKNSNESEKEKFKEVVFTTLKNLVRDGIDKKLIEACINITEFKLREADLGGFPKGLFYYITSMDSWLYDKDPTMHLEYESYLSKIKAALTTNYFEKLIEKYLINNTHSSMVILNGKKGLAEKKSKVTEEKLEKYKASLSEKQVEEIVKSTKDLKERQMTPDSVEVLETIPLLELSDIEKKVEHLPLKVNDEHGVKVLSHNIFTNKIAYINILFDAKKVDLELIPYVTLLSTILGRVSTQNTNYSDLSNEVNIHTGGIHFTTDVYGENENFEKYNPKLVVKSKALISSIPKLFDIIAEIISLTKFDEKKRLKELIQQLKSRYEMKILDRGHMVAAGRITSYFSPASAYIEKTTGISFYKFLNEIEIDFDNKADEIIKNLNKVSKIIFNKNNLIISVTGEKDIYTAFAKELPKVISILGDEKLPDAKYDFVLSKDNEGLLTSSDVQYVAKGYNFIKKGYSYSGKMLVLKTIASLDYLWNRVRVQGGAYGGFANIARSGNIVFVSYRDPNVIETLKAYDGICEYIENFEASDREMTKYIIGTISDLDSPLTPSMKGDRATAYYIRGITQEQRQKEREEVLSTNADDIKSFKTLLSDIIKEDCFCVLGNETKIKDNKDIFTNLVNVFK; encoded by the coding sequence ATGGAGTTTAAAATTGGGAATACATACCATGGGTTTAAGTTAATTGAGGAAAAAAATATAGAAGAGTTAAATTCAGTAACAAGAGTATTTGAGCATGCGAAAAGTGGAGCAAGATTGCTTCATATAGAAAATGATGATGATAATAAGGTTTTTTCTATAGGATTTAGAACACCACCTAAAAACAATAATGGCCTTCCACATATATTGGAACATTCAGTGCTTTGTGGCTCTAGAAAGTTTCCTACAAAGGAGCCTTTTGTCGAATTAATAAAAGGGTCTTTAAATACATTTTTAAATGCTATGACTTTTTCAGATAAAACAATATATCCTTTAGCTAGTAAAAATGAAAAAGATTTTGTTAATCTTATGGATGTATATTTGGATGCTGTTTTTTACCCAAACTTATACTCACAACCAGAAATATTAATGCAAGAAGGTTGGCATTATGAATTAGAAAACAAGGAAGATAAACTAACATACAAAGGTGTAGTTTATAATGAGATGAAAGGCGCATTCTCATCTCCGGAAGGGTCCCTTATGCGTAAAATACAGGAATCTTTATTCCCGGACACTTCTTATGGTGTGGAATCTGGAGGAGATCCAGAATTTATACCAGATTTAACGCAGGAGGAATTTACAGAGTTCCATAAAAAATATTATCATCCATCAAATAGTTATATATTCTTATATGGCGATGGAAATATTGAAGAACAATTACAATTCATAAGTGAGAAATATTTAAATAATTTTGATAGAATTCAGATTGATTCAGCGATTAAGCTACAAAAACCATTTAGTAAAATGGAAGAAGTTAAGATGGATTATCCTATTTCTTGTGATGATGAAGAGGAAGGAAAAACATTCTTAAGTTTAAATTTTGTGTCAGGAGATAATATTAGTCAGCCAGAAATGCATTTAGCTCTTGAAATTCTAGAATACTTATTATTAGAAAGTGCTGCAGCGCCTTTGAAGAAAGCACTTGTGGATGCAGAGATTGGAAAAGATGTGTTTGGAAGTTTTGATAATAGTATATTACAACCTGTGTTCAGTATAGTAGTAAAAAACTCTAATGAAAGTGAAAAAGAAAAATTCAAGGAAGTTGTATTTACGACTTTAAAGAATTTAGTTAGAGATGGAATAGACAAAAAACTAATAGAGGCATGTATAAATATTACTGAATTCAAGTTACGCGAAGCTGATTTAGGTGGTTTTCCAAAAGGCTTATTTTATTATATAACTAGTATGGATAGTTGGCTTTATGACAAGGACCCAACTATGCATTTAGAATATGAAAGTTATTTAAGTAAAATAAAAGCTGCACTAACTACAAACTACTTTGAAAAACTTATAGAAAAGTATCTTATTAATAATACTCATAGTTCTATGGTTATTTTGAATGGTAAAAAAGGCCTTGCAGAGAAGAAGTCTAAGGTAACAGAAGAAAAACTAGAAAAGTACAAAGCAAGTCTCTCAGAAAAACAAGTAGAAGAAATTGTGAAGAGTACAAAAGATCTTAAAGAAAGACAAATGACACCAGACTCCGTGGAAGTTCTTGAAACTATTCCTTTACTTGAACTTTCAGATATTGAAAAAAAAGTAGAACATTTACCTTTAAAGGTAAATGATGAGCATGGAGTGAAAGTCTTATCTCATAATATTTTTACTAATAAAATTGCTTATATAAATATATTATTTGATGCTAAAAAAGTAGATTTAGAGTTAATACCTTATGTAACACTATTATCAACTATTTTAGGAAGAGTAAGTACGCAAAATACCAATTACTCTGATTTATCTAATGAGGTTAATATTCATACGGGTGGTATTCATTTTACTACAGATGTATATGGCGAAAATGAAAATTTTGAAAAATATAATCCTAAGTTAGTAGTAAAAAGTAAAGCGTTAATCTCGAGTATCCCTAAATTATTTGATATTATTGCAGAAATAATTAGTCTTACTAAATTTGATGAAAAGAAACGTTTGAAGGAGTTAATTCAACAATTAAAATCAAGGTATGAAATGAAGATTCTTGATAGAGGCCATATGGTAGCAGCTGGAAGGATTACTTCCTACTTTTCGCCAGCCTCAGCTTATATAGAAAAAACTACAGGAATATCATTTTATAAATTTTTAAATGAAATTGAAATAGATTTTGATAATAAAGCAGATGAGATTATAAAAAATTTAAATAAGGTTTCAAAGATTATATTTAATAAAAATAATCTCATAATAAGTGTTACAGGAGAAAAAGATATATATACTGCATTTGCAAAGGAGTTACCTAAGGTTATAAGTATCTTAGGAGATGAAAAATTACCAGATGCTAAGTATGATTTTGTTTTGAGTAAAGATAATGAAGGATTACTGACTTCATCAGATGTTCAGTATGTAGCTAAAGGCTATAATTTCATTAAGAAAGGTTATTCTTATTCAGGTAAGATGTTAGTACTTAAGACAATAGCAAGTCTCGATTATTTATGGAACAGAGTTCGTGTGCAAGGTGGAGCATATGGCGGATTTGCAAACATTGCTAGAAGTGGTAACATAGTATTTGTGTCTTATAGAGACCCAAATGTAATAGAAACTTTAAAAGCATACGACGGAATATGTGAGTATATAGAAAACTTTGAAGCATCAGATAGGGAAATGACCAAATATATTATAGGTACAATTAGTGATCTTGATTCACCATTAACACCTTCTATGAAGGGTGATCGTGCTACTGCATATTATATAAGAGGTATTACGCAGGAGCAAAGACAAAAGGAGCGAGAAGAGGTATTAAGTACAAATGCCGATGATATTAAGTCTTTTAAAACATTGCTCTCTGATATTATAAAGGAAGATTGTTTTTGTGTACTCGGAAATGAAACGAAAATTAAAGATAATAAAGATATATTTACTAATTTAGTAAATGTATTTAAATAA
- a CDS encoding UDP-N-acetylglucosamine 1-carboxyvinyltransferase yields MDKLVINGGRRILGQVEISGAKNAAVAILPIAIIASKGKCIIDNIPDIEDVNCIERILENLGCEIKREKDSVTIDSTSIISINANTEDVRKMRASYYLIGALLARFKKARVELPGGCPIGARPIDQHIKGFEALGATVTIENGAVNVQADRLIGTSIYFDVVTVGATINVMTAATLAEGTTILENSAKEPHVVDVANFLNSMGANIKGAGTDVIRIIGVKELTGCNYSVIPDQIEAGTFMIAAAACGGEVTINNVIPKHLESISAKLIEMGAEVHEGGDSVTVKSNGRLKAVNIKTLPYPGFPTDVQQPMNALLCISEGRSIINESIYESRFKQVDELKKMGANINVEGTVATVDGVSKLKGTVVVASDLRAGAALVIAGLIAEGTTEILGIEHIDRGYPNIEEKFRNIGADIKRVTI; encoded by the coding sequence ATGGATAAATTGGTAATTAACGGGGGTCGACGTATCCTTGGTCAAGTTGAAATAAGTGGTGCAAAAAATGCGGCAGTAGCAATTTTACCAATAGCTATAATAGCAAGTAAGGGTAAATGTATCATTGACAATATTCCAGATATAGAAGACGTAAATTGTATTGAAAGAATATTGGAAAATTTAGGCTGCGAAATTAAAAGAGAAAAAGATTCAGTTACAATAGATAGCACAAGTATAATTAGCATAAATGCTAATACAGAAGATGTAAGAAAAATGAGAGCATCATATTATTTGATTGGTGCGCTTTTAGCTAGGTTTAAAAAGGCTAGGGTAGAGCTTCCAGGAGGGTGTCCAATAGGGGCTAGACCAATAGACCAACATATAAAAGGTTTTGAGGCACTCGGGGCAACGGTGACTATTGAGAATGGTGCTGTAAATGTTCAGGCTGATAGGTTAATCGGAACTAGTATTTATTTTGATGTTGTTACAGTAGGGGCAACGATAAATGTAATGACAGCCGCAACGCTTGCAGAAGGTACAACTATTTTAGAAAATTCTGCAAAAGAACCACATGTTGTTGATGTAGCTAACTTCTTAAATTCTATGGGAGCTAATATTAAAGGTGCTGGTACAGATGTTATAAGGATTATAGGGGTTAAGGAATTAACAGGATGTAACTATAGTGTAATCCCAGATCAAATTGAAGCAGGTACCTTTATGATAGCAGCTGCTGCTTGTGGTGGAGAGGTAACTATAAATAATGTTATCCCAAAGCATCTTGAATCAATTTCTGCAAAACTCATTGAAATGGGAGCAGAGGTACATGAAGGTGGAGATAGTGTTACGGTCAAATCAAATGGAAGACTTAAGGCTGTAAATATTAAGACGCTACCTTATCCAGGCTTTCCAACGGATGTGCAACAACCAATGAATGCATTGCTTTGTATTTCAGAGGGAAGAAGTATAATAAATGAAAGTATCTATGAATCTAGATTTAAACAAGTTGATGAATTAAAAAAAATGGGTGCTAATATAAATGTTGAAGGAACTGTTGCTACAGTTGATGGTGTAAGCAAACTTAAAGGAACTGTAGTTGTGGCATCAGATTTAAGAGCCGGAGCAGCTTTAGTTATTGCAGGACTTATAGCAGAAGGAACTACAGAAATTCTAGGTATAGAACATATTGATAGAGGATACCCGAATATAGAAGAAAAATTTAGAAATATAGGTGCAGATATAAAGAGAGTTACTATATAA
- a CDS encoding phosphoglycerate dehydrogenase, translating to MAIKTLFTYNYGGEKRKDIEAFGYDIKVISEENLIYNEELADIEVLVCYDPFKTLDIKKMKKLKWIQLSSIGIDQLPLEYVKKSSIIITNNKGGYSIPMGEWIVLKTLEMLKNSKKLYKNQFDKKWKMDTSLLEVYGKTIGFIGTGTIANEAAKRFQGFGVTILGVNTSGHDAEYFDRCYAMDELREMLKLCDVVVVTVPYTKSTYHLINNDMFNSMKDGTFFINVARGNIVDEPFLIESLKNGKLAGAAIDVYEEEPLKDNSELWELDNIILTSHNSWISQMRNERRFETIYENMKKYIISEKLVNVVDLKRGY from the coding sequence ATGGCGATTAAGACGCTTTTCACATATAACTACGGCGGGGAAAAAAGGAAAGATATAGAAGCTTTTGGGTATGATATAAAGGTGATTTCAGAGGAAAATCTAATTTATAATGAAGAACTTGCTGATATAGAAGTTTTAGTTTGTTATGATCCTTTTAAGACTCTTGATATAAAAAAAATGAAGAAACTAAAATGGATTCAATTATCGAGCATTGGAATTGACCAATTGCCATTAGAGTATGTTAAAAAGAGTTCTATTATAATTACAAATAATAAAGGGGGATACAGTATTCCTATGGGGGAGTGGATTGTGTTAAAAACCCTTGAAATGCTAAAAAATAGTAAAAAATTATATAAAAATCAATTCGATAAAAAGTGGAAAATGGATACAAGTCTTCTTGAGGTGTACGGTAAAACTATAGGGTTTATAGGTACAGGCACAATAGCTAATGAAGCGGCTAAGCGATTTCAAGGATTTGGGGTAACTATCCTAGGCGTAAATACAAGCGGACATGATGCTGAATATTTTGATAGATGTTATGCTATGGATGAACTTCGTGAAATGCTTAAGTTGTGTGATGTTGTTGTAGTAACCGTGCCGTATACTAAATCCACATATCATCTAATTAACAATGATATGTTTAATTCAATGAAAGATGGAACTTTTTTTATAAATGTAGCTAGAGGGAATATTGTAGACGAACCTTTTCTAATTGAAAGTTTAAAGAATGGTAAATTAGCTGGTGCTGCAATAGATGTATATGAAGAGGAACCTTTAAAAGACAATAGTGAGCTTTGGGAATTAGATAATATTATATTAACTTCTCATAATTCATGGATTTCGCAGATGAGAAATGAGCGAAGGTTTGAGACTATATATGAAAATATGAAAAAATATATAATTAGTGAAAAGCTAGTAAATGTTGTAGATTTAAAAAGGGGATATTAG
- a CDS encoding DUF1540 domain-containing protein — MEHNDSIGCVVSECEYHCKDDNFCTLNKIDVVKHESVAKTPECTDCGSFKTMK; from the coding sequence ATGGAGCATAATGATAGTATAGGTTGTGTAGTAAGTGAATGTGAATATCATTGTAAAGATGACAATTTTTGTACTTTAAACAAAATTGATGTCGTAAAACATGAAAGTGTTGCTAAAACACCAGAATGTACAGATTGCGGTAGTTTTAAGACAATGAAATAA
- a CDS encoding MBL fold metallo-hydrolase, translated as MIFCPLYSGSSGNSIFVASQNAKILVDAGMPGKSIEGALKYINQNPNDLDGIFITHEHSDHIKGAGIVSRRYNIPIYANEDTWKAMESKIGNIKEDNIRIINNNSVDIMDMHITNYKLSHDAAAPIGYALYTGKKKACIATDLGYFSEEVKNIIKDADVVLLESNHDVEMVKFGPYPYSLKRRILSDVGHLSNDACGQAIVDIMGNKYKHIILGHLSKTNNFPDLAYQTVVNILKENNIEIGKDISLNLAKRDMPSNLIEF; from the coding sequence ATGATTTTTTGTCCATTATATAGTGGAAGTAGTGGAAATAGTATATTTGTAGCGTCACAAAATGCAAAAATTTTAGTGGATGCGGGTATGCCGGGGAAAAGCATTGAAGGCGCACTTAAATATATAAATCAAAACCCTAATGATCTCGATGGTATCTTTATTACTCATGAACACTCTGACCACATAAAGGGTGCTGGTATTGTTTCAAGAAGATATAATATACCGATTTACGCAAATGAAGATACTTGGAAAGCTATGGAGAGTAAGATAGGGAATATAAAAGAGGATAATATAAGAATTATAAATAATAATTCTGTGGATATAATGGATATGCATATAACAAATTATAAATTATCACATGATGCAGCAGCACCTATAGGATATGCTTTATATACCGGAAAAAAGAAAGCATGTATAGCTACCGATTTAGGTTATTTTTCCGAGGAAGTAAAGAATATAATAAAAGATGCTGATGTGGTGTTGCTCGAGAGTAACCATGATGTAGAAATGGTGAAATTTGGACCATATCCATATTCATTAAAAAGAAGGATATTAAGTGATGTAGGTCATTTATCTAATGATGCATGTGGCCAAGCCATAGTGGATATAATGGGTAATAAATACAAACATATCATTTTAGGTCACTTAAGTAAAACAAATAATTTTCCGGATTTAGCTTATCAAACAGTAGTTAATATTCTTAAAGAAAACAATATTGAAATAGGTAAGGATATTTCTTTGAATTTAGCTAAAAGAGATATGCCAAGTAATCTAATTGAATTTTAA
- a CDS encoding 2'-5' RNA ligase family protein codes for MIYYLVGLFDETSYKYMESMQKSLCNKYSLYRTDTNLPKLHITLEIITNPSLFDLNVSLKKLLKDYTKFDVELNGVICFDPPFKSVNLNIDNKGTIYELSKNINSTLNTQGFAVREHIENWNLHISLANTTFADREWSNNEYLAACNLAKDENFQRTITINAVELWKPINNNDEMVVKKYELT; via the coding sequence ATGATTTATTACTTAGTTGGCTTATTTGATGAAACTTCCTACAAATATATGGAATCTATGCAAAAATCACTTTGTAACAAATATAGTCTGTATAGAACTGATACAAATTTGCCAAAACTTCATATAACATTAGAAATAATAACCAATCCTAGTCTTTTTGATTTAAATGTTTCTTTAAAAAAACTTCTTAAAGATTATACTAAATTTGATGTTGAATTAAACGGTGTAATATGTTTTGACCCTCCCTTTAAATCTGTAAACTTAAATATTGATAACAAAGGTACTATATATGAATTATCTAAAAATATAAATTCTACATTAAATACACAAGGCTTTGCTGTTAGAGAACATATTGAAAATTGGAATTTACATATTTCACTCGCTAATACAACTTTTGCGGATAGAGAATGGTCTAATAACGAATATCTAGCAGCTTGCAATTTAGCTAAAGACGAAAATTTCCAAAGAACTATAACAATTAATGCTGTAGAACTTTGGAAACCTATAAATAATAATGATGAAATGGTGGTTAAAAAATATGAACTTACATAA
- a CDS encoding dUTP diphosphatase has translation MNLHKLFQMQNTLDHRIETQHHLEGIPLFNKKILSLQVELGELANETRCFKFWSTKESSTKDIILEEYIDCLHFILSLGLEKNFQNVTLNMKNITCELSEQFLNLYITISDFATSSSLDNYLSIFNDFLSLGQSLGFSEEDIENGYFYKNKINHERQDNGY, from the coding sequence ATGAACTTACATAAATTATTTCAGATGCAAAATACTTTAGACCATAGAATTGAAACGCAGCATCATCTTGAAGGCATACCCTTATTTAACAAAAAAATACTTTCCCTTCAAGTGGAACTCGGTGAACTCGCAAATGAAACTCGTTGTTTTAAATTTTGGAGTACAAAAGAATCATCGACTAAAGATATAATCCTTGAAGAATACATTGATTGCCTCCACTTTATTTTAAGCTTAGGACTTGAGAAAAATTTTCAAAATGTTACCTTAAACATGAAAAATATAACCTGCGAATTGTCTGAGCAGTTTTTAAATTTATATATAACAATATCGGATTTTGCAACTTCTTCTTCCTTAGATAACTATTTGAGTATCTTTAATGACTTTTTAAGTTTAGGTCAAAGTCTAGGCTTTTCTGAAGAAGATATTGAAAATGGATATTTTTACAAAAACAAGATTAACCATGAAAGACAAGATAATGGATACTAA
- a CDS encoding S8 family serine peptidase: MFSFKNKLDPSLKHALLNNLYDNYRVIIHCKSLENKTVNKIKSLKCDILRHISSINCICAVLTSSVIDRMLEYPQVTYITFDCYAHLCGSSVLASNGVSFQSNYDLTGNGIGVGIIDSGVYPHYDLLNPNNKIKKFIDVVNNLNYPYDDNGHGTFMSGLICASGYASKGMYKGVAQNSHLYVIKAFNKLGKGFISDILFSLETLINESNDFNIKIICLPFETLETNEFVLSLFAKLFDLAVSKGLVVIVPSGSNKNVKSSIRGIATLNNCITVGGYDSVKTPIIYEYSSCGPFHKLDKPNLIAACVDICSLISDTQFISEKNGIKLYPHGITNLYTTYTGTSCSAAFVSGICALLYENNKDLYFKDILALLKISSNLINFPKYMQGAGIIDLEKLLP; encoded by the coding sequence ATGTTTTCCTTCAAAAACAAGTTGGATCCATCTCTCAAGCACGCTTTGTTAAATAACCTATATGACAACTATAGGGTAATAATACATTGTAAATCTCTTGAAAATAAAACCGTTAATAAGATAAAATCACTAAAATGCGATATTCTACGTCATATTTCCTCTATAAATTGTATTTGTGCTGTTTTGACCTCAAGTGTTATAGATAGGATGCTCGAATATCCGCAGGTAACATATATAACCTTTGATTGCTATGCGCATTTATGTGGCAGTAGTGTCCTAGCGTCTAATGGTGTTTCCTTCCAAAGTAATTATGACTTAACCGGGAACGGTATAGGCGTTGGAATAATTGATAGCGGTGTATATCCGCATTATGACCTACTAAATCCTAATAATAAGATTAAAAAATTTATAGATGTAGTTAATAATTTAAACTATCCTTATGATGATAATGGTCACGGCACCTTTATGAGTGGACTTATTTGTGCTAGTGGTTATGCTTCAAAGGGTATGTACAAAGGCGTTGCACAAAATAGTCATCTTTATGTTATTAAAGCATTCAATAAGCTAGGTAAGGGGTTTATATCGGATATTTTATTTTCACTTGAAACTCTAATTAATGAAAGTAACGACTTCAATATTAAAATCATTTGTCTCCCTTTTGAAACTCTAGAAACTAATGAATTTGTGCTTTCTTTGTTCGCGAAACTTTTCGATTTAGCAGTATCAAAAGGTCTTGTGGTAATAGTTCCTAGTGGAAGCAATAAAAATGTTAAGAGTTCAATCCGCGGTATAGCTACGCTTAATAACTGTATAACTGTAGGCGGTTATGATAGCGTTAAAACCCCTATCATATATGAGTATTCGTCATGTGGTCCTTTTCATAAACTTGATAAACCAAATTTAATTGCTGCCTGCGTTGATATTTGTTCTTTGATATCCGACACACAATTCATCTCTGAAAAAAATGGTATAAAGCTTTATCCGCATGGCATTACTAATCTATATACAACCTACACGGGAACTTCCTGCTCTGCTGCCTTTGTAAGTGGTATATGCGCTCTCCTTTATGAAAACAATAAGGATTTATATTTCAAAGATATACTAGCATTACTAAAGATATCTTCAAATTTAATAAATTTTCCAAAATATATGCAAGGTGCAGGTATTATAGATTTAGAGAAATTATTACCCTAA
- a CDS encoding DMT family transporter has product MGIIFSVIAGICMSFQGVFNTRVSEKIGLWETNVFVQFTGLILTLIILLIAGNGNFKAIKDVNKFYLLGGILGAIIIFSVMLGITKMGPTCSIAIILVAQLLAAGIIDRFGLFGATQLRFGISKFLGVGIMILGIIIFKWKG; this is encoded by the coding sequence TTGGGCATAATATTTTCTGTAATCGCAGGTATCTGTATGAGCTTTCAAGGTGTTTTTAATACAAGAGTAAGTGAAAAAATCGGATTATGGGAAACTAATGTTTTTGTCCAATTTACTGGTTTAATTTTGACTTTAATAATACTTCTTATAGCCGGAAATGGTAATTTTAAAGCAATAAAAGATGTAAATAAATTTTATTTGCTTGGAGGAATTTTAGGCGCTATAATTATATTTTCTGTAATGCTCGGCATAACAAAGATGGGACCAACTTGTTCTATTGCAATTATATTAGTCGCTCAACTACTTGCTGCTGGTATAATTGATAGATTTGGATTATTTGGAGCTACACAGCTTAGATTTGGCATTTCTAAATTTTTAGGCGTTGGCATAATGATTTTAGGTATAATAATATTTAAGTGGAAAGGGTAA
- a CDS encoding competence/damage-inducible protein A: MKAEILAVGTEILLGDIVNTNAQYIAKRLADLGIAVYHQSVVGDNPERLLEAYRLAFSRADLVITTGGLGPTKDDLTKEVAFEYFGKESVVHEPSLKVIEDYFKKSNRVMVESNKKQAYFPVDAVILPNNNGTAPGCIIEENKKIVALLPGPPFEMKPMFEESVVPYLKKFEQGVLVSKVLRVIGVGESSAAEMIEDILDTQTNPTVAPYAKEGEVTFRITSKANTYDEGIKLMEPMEAEIRSRLGNNNIYGEGDVTLESVLCEMLVNKRLTIATAESCTGGMVAAALINYPGISSVFMEGAVTYTNEAKINRLGVKKETLDKYGAVSSEVAAEMALGIAKTAGTSIGISTTGIAGPGGGSEEKPVGLVYVGLYINGQVKTKMLKLSGDRQKVRERATKQLLDWVRRELL; the protein is encoded by the coding sequence ATGAAAGCGGAAATATTAGCAGTGGGTACAGAAATATTACTAGGAGATATAGTAAACACAAATGCGCAATATATTGCTAAGAGATTAGCGGATCTGGGAATAGCAGTATATCATCAGTCGGTAGTTGGAGATAATCCAGAAAGACTTTTAGAGGCATATAGATTAGCTTTTAGTAGAGCTGATTTAGTTATAACTACTGGTGGCCTTGGACCTACAAAGGATGATTTAACTAAGGAGGTAGCTTTTGAGTATTTTGGAAAGGAAAGCGTGGTTCATGAACCTTCTTTAAAAGTTATTGAGGACTATTTTAAAAAGTCGAATAGAGTAATGGTAGAAAGTAATAAGAAACAGGCATATTTCCCAGTGGATGCAGTGATACTTCCTAACAATAATGGTACAGCACCAGGATGTATAATAGAAGAAAATAAAAAGATCGTTGCACTTTTACCTGGACCACCCTTTGAAATGAAACCTATGTTTGAGGAGAGTGTAGTTCCTTACCTTAAAAAGTTTGAGCAAGGTGTATTAGTTTCAAAGGTGCTAAGGGTTATTGGAGTTGGTGAGAGTAGCGCTGCAGAAATGATAGAAGATATATTGGACACGCAAACTAATCCGACTGTTGCCCCTTATGCTAAAGAAGGAGAAGTAACCTTTAGAATTACATCAAAGGCTAATACTTATGATGAAGGCATAAAACTTATGGAACCTATGGAAGCTGAAATACGTAGTAGACTCGGGAATAATAACATTTATGGTGAAGGAGATGTAACTTTAGAAAGTGTACTTTGTGAGATGTTAGTTAATAAAAGGCTAACTATAGCAACAGCTGAGTCTTGCACAGGAGGAATGGTTGCAGCAGCGCTTATAAATTATCCTGGGATATCGTCGGTGTTTATGGAGGGGGCAGTAACTTATACTAATGAAGCTAAAATTAATAGATTAGGAGTTAAAAAAGAAACTTTAGATAAGTATGGTGCAGTAAGTAGTGAAGTTGCAGCAGAAATGGCGTTAGGAATAGCAAAAACTGCGGGTACTAGTATTGGAATATCAACTACTGGAATTGCAGGGCCTGGTGGTGGAAGTGAGGAAAAACCTGTAGGTCTTGTATATGTAGGCTTATACATTAATGGTCAAGTTAAAACCAAGATGCTTAAATTGTCAGGTGATAGGCAAAAAGTACGTGAAAGAGCGACTAAGCAGTTACTAGACTGGGTTCGGAGAGAGTTATTATAA